From Ascochyta rabiei chromosome 16, complete sequence, the proteins below share one genomic window:
- a CDS encoding Mannan polymerase II complex anp1 subunit — protein MLPLHSSSPKGKMHRHAYSNGAYPSQGSTFSIQPHKFQPRSQPALRRRRQLIQRLLLVGSIFLTAFYFIFPNLRPNLGSSPLSYLTSSEDSQLETVRYYDLNNVQGTARGWEREERILICAPLRDASPHLPMFFSHLQNLTYPHNLIDLAFLVGDSKDNTIALLTEKLEELQANPDPKKTFGEISVMEKDFGQKVNQDVESRHGFAAQASRRKSMAQARNWLLSAALRPTHSWVYWRDVDVETAPFTILEDLMRHNKDVIVPNVWRPLPDWLGGEQPYDLNSWQESETALALADTLDEDAVIVEGYAEYATWRPHLAYLRDPYGDPDMEMEIDGVGGVSILAKAKVFRSGVHFPAFSFEKHAETEGFGKMAKRMKFSVVGLPHYTIWHLYEPSVDDIRHMEEMERERKKKEEEEKAKKEKEEKMHATFDTKSSEWEKEKSEVQDLVQKAKNEEKARQEKEQAEKEGTKAEKKEEKKQEEKKGGS, from the exons ATGTTGCCCTTACATTCATCATCGCCGAAAGGGAAGATGCATCGCCATGCATACTCAAACGGGGCATATCCCTCTCAAGGAAGCACCTTTTCAATCCAACCTCACAA GTTCCAGCCTCGGTCACAACCTGCGCTTCGGCGGCGGAGGCAATTGATCCAGCGACTGCTGCTTGTAGGCTCCATCTTCCTCACAGCATTCTACTTCATCTTCCCCAACCTGCGCCCGAACCTGGGCTCTAGCCCCCTCAGCTATCTCACTTCGAGTGAGGACTCGCAACTCGAGACCGTGCGCTACTACGACCTGAACAATGTGCAAGGCACTGCACGGGGGTGGGAAAGGGAAGAGAGGATATTGATCTGTGCTCCCCTTCGAGATGCCTCGCCCCATCTCCCCATGTTCTTCAGCCACCTGCAGAACCTGACGTACCCACACAATCTTATCGATCTGGCTTTTCTCGTTGGAGACTCCAAGGACAACACTATTGCTCTGTTGACAGAGAAGCTGGAGGAGCTGCAAGCCAACCCAGACCCCAAGAAGACATTCGGCGAGATCTCGGTCATGGAGAAAGATTTCGGACAGAAGGTCAATCAGGACGTCGAGTCGCGTCACGGATTTGCAGCGCAAGCTAGTCGTCGTAAGTCGATGGCCCAGGCGCGGAACTGGCTTCTCAGTGCCGCTCTGCGACCCACTCACAGCTGGGTTTACTGGAGAGACGTCGATGTCGAGACAGCACCGTTCACGATCCTCGAGGATCTCATGCGACACAACAAGGACGTGATTGTGCCAA ACGTCTGGCGCCCACTACCTGACTGGCTCGGTGGGGAACAGCCCTACGATTTGAACTCGTGGCAAGAATCCGAAACCGCCCTCGCGCTCGCCGACACACTTGACGAGGATGCTGTCATCGTCGAAGGATACGCAGAGTATGCAACCTGGAGACCGCATCTGGCCTACCTCCGCGACCCTTATGGCGACCCAGATATGGAGATGGAGATTGATGGAGTCGGTGGAGTCAGTATTCTGGCTAAAGCAAAGGTCTTCCGCTCCGGTGTTCATTTCCCCGCTTTCAGCTTCGAGAAGCACGCTGAGACCGAGGGCTTTGGCAAG ATGGCCAAGCGCATGAAGTTCTCTGTCGTCGGTTTGCCCCACTACACAATCTGGCATCTTTACGAGCCGAGTGTCGACGACATTCGACACATGGAAGAAATGGAGAGAGAAcgcaagaagaaggaagaagaagagaaggccaagaaagagaaagaggaGAAGATGCACGCAACATTTGACACCAAATCGTCAGAgtgggagaaggagaagTCAGAGGTTCAAGACCTCGTCCAGAAGGCCAAGAACGAAGAAAAGGCCCGGCAGGAGAAGGAACAGGCCGAGAAAGAAGGCACCAAGGCCGAAAAGaaagaggagaagaagcaggaGGAGAAGAAAGGGGGGTCATAA
- a CDS encoding GDP/GTP exchange factor for ARF produces MSSIDSEHDAATLHPDAPASSDPRPITVAVNPVALVVTECITVTSAMRKHARWAHSSVSAILGGSSNKTPAVQRRDRTGQGIITGGEQEEAVPSRWGLRGKKGKSMQDNPLMSAFARLRNDLKGCKDIRTFDTPSMLHPFLQVIRSSSTSAPITSLALIAITKFLSYGVIGHDSPRLPEAMQQLSSAITHCRFEASDSAADEIVLLRILKLMEGMISGPGGQVLGDESVCEMMETGLSMCCQARLSELLRRSAEIAMVSMCQVIFRRLKTLEIETPDELDALDEELEGKMESDGLKMDPSMNGQGEVAQSKVESPQQPSSLEKGHEDHEDANPASSTLDLPATAEGEQPPAEIRPYSLPSIRELFRVLVDLLDPHDRQHTDTMRVMALRIVDVALEVAGPSIASHPSLANLAKDTLCRHLFQLVRSDNMAVLNESLRVAGTLLATCRNVLKLQQELYLSYVVACLFPRVEIPQEPGIDQSLYEGVPQAPSLIKPPPQHVPSSGRSTPVPVKDRQKLGLEGGARKPDAREAMVENLGGLVRIPSFMAELFVNYDCEIDRGDVCMDIVGLLSRNAFPDSATWSTVNVPPLCLDALLGFVQSIADRLDDEPVTEGLPSAEALREQRLRKKIIIRGATKFNEKPKAGIAFLVSQGIISDPDDPNAIAEFVKGTTRVDKKVLGEFLSKRDNEPILKAFMKLFDFRGLRLDEALRLLLHTFRLPGESALIERIITDFSEEYYNAAQPEEIANKDAIFVLTYAVIMLNTDQHNPNLKGDKRMKVEDFAKNLRGVNDGKNFDPEYLQAIYDSIKTREIILPEEHNDRNAYDHAWKELLVKVQSTSNMIICDTNIFDADMFAATWKPIVATLSYVFMSATDDAVFSRVVLGFDQCAQIAAKHGLSDALDRIISSLSYISTLAPDVPPSTSLNTEVQADKKSVMVSETAVRFGRDGRAQLATVVLFQVIKGNETGIRDGWNHLIRIMVNLFINSLIPPYFLSFQKTLALPPIPLQNPAQVIDRAERPADAGIFSAFTSYVSSFANDEPPEPSDQEIEYTLCTVDTVKECHFEDILANISQLPVEALRSLLESLLEHLPEDGEPRVIVVKPEVPGQAVRPNGNKAKGKGPLYDPSLVFVLELATVLAQRDEETVRELAKDVTDALSSVIRDASKHHPIVIARSVYYLLGLLKASNDYDFIRAPVLLHTFSSFDEALLKACSQPLLHGLSECCKGPVALRSELAGSPDFWTILSRLCGVPEAAGDVFQLVEDLTTSPQPCITADNYEATIGLLNEFATQAQVGAREEQLHDQAARRGKGQKPKKPESTEVVVRGSKAMTIVFQLSSRVPAFIEQSHLETTEAWTAYWSPILKTLAHQCLNPCREIRSNAFASIQRTLLSSSLASPDHKEWTAIFSSVLMPLITQLLKPEVYQSDPLGMGETRVRAATLLSKVFLHYLVLLSEVEADKEFLDLWLKIITIMDRLVNSGQGDMEEAVCENLKNMLLVLSNGGYLVPPDEEPEKEQLWNETWKRINRFQPELFKELFPEEVGKPKRSKEERRSRDERPKEEPVSAEKADGSGEVEAYGETKEVVIGEGKKEEDVEKES; encoded by the exons ATGTCGAGTATCGACAGCGAACACGATGCTGCAACTCTCCACCCGGACGCGCCTGCGAGCTCGGATCCTCGACCCATTACCGTCGCAGTCAACCCAGTCGCGCTGGTAGTCACAGAATGTATCACAGTCACATCTGCTATGCGGAAGCATGCCCGCTGGGCGCACTCCTCCGTCTCAGCTATCTTGGGTGGCTCTTCGAACAAGACCCCTGCTGTCCAACGGCGGGACCGAACAGGACAGGGGATAATCACCGGCGGAGAGCAAGAGGAAGCCGTACCTAGCAGATGGGGGCTACGGGGAAAGAAGGGCAAGAGCATGCAGGACAACCCTCTCATGTCTGCATTCGCAAGGTTGAGAAATGATCTGAAGGGCTGTAAAG ACATCAGGACCTTCGACACACCCTCGATGCTGCATCCCTTCCTCCAGGTCATTCGCTCCTCTTCTACGTCTGCACCCATCACCTCGCTCGCCCTCATCGCCATCACCAAATTTCTCTCGTACGGCGTCATCGGTCATGACTCCCCTCGCCTTCCCGAAGCTATGCAGCAGCTTTCGTCCGCCATCACACATTGTCGTTTCGAAGCAAGTGATTCGGCCGCCGACGAAATAGTGTTGCTTCGTATCTTGAAGCTTATGGAGGGCATGATATCTGGACCTGGTGGACAGGTCCTGGGCGACGAGAGCGTCTGCGAAATGATGGAAACTGGACTAAGCATGTGCTGTCAGGCAAGACTTTCCGAGTTGCTTCGCCGGTCTGCTGAGATTGCCATGGTCTCCATGTGCCAAGTCATATTCCGGAGATTGAAGACGCTGGAAATCGAAACGCCAGACGAACTGGATGCGCTGGACGAGGAGTTGGAAGGAAAGATGGAATCAGATGGGTTGAAGATGGATCCTTCTATGAACGGCCAGGGCGAGGTCGCGCAGTCGAAAGTGGAGTCGCCCCAGCAGCCCAGCAGTTTGGAGAAAGGCCATGAGGACCACGAAGACGCCAATCCAGCGAGCAGTACGCTCGATCTTCCTGCAACAGCCGAGGGTGAACAGCCACCTGCTGAGATACGCCCATACTCGTTGCCATCCATACGGGAGCTGTTCAGGGTGCTTGTGGATCTGCTGGACCCGCATGACCGTCAGCACACTGATACTATGCGCGTTATGGCACTACGTATTGTAGACGTTGCACTCGAAGTTGCCGGACCCTCGATAGCGAGCCATCCAAGTCTCGCGAATCTGGCGAAGGATACGCTCTGTCGACACCTTTTCCAGCTCGTGAGGTCAGATAACATGGCCGTCCTCAATGAGTCATTGCGTGTAGCAGGAACACTGCTTGCAACGTGCAGAAACGTGCTCAAGCTACAACAAGAGCTTTATCTCTCCTATGTGGTTGCGTGCCTTTTCCCGCGGGTCGAGATACCCCAGGAGCCTGGCATCGACCAGTCCTTATACGAAGGTGTGCCGCAAGCCCCGAGTCTCATCAAGCCGCCACCACAACATGTTCCCAGCAGTGGTCGATCCACGCCAGTGCCAGTCAAGGATAGACAAAAGCTCGGGCTGGAGGGCGGCGCTCGAAAGCCTGATGCTAGGGAAGCTATGGTCGAGAATCTTGGTGGCCTTGTCCGGATACCCTCGTTTATGGCTGAGCTGTTCGTCAACTATGACTGCGAGATCGACCGCGGCGATGTCTGTATGGATATCGTTGGCCTGCTCTCACGCAACGCGTTTCCTGATTCGGCGACATGGAGCACAGTCAACGTGCCTCCACTATGTTTGGATGCTTTGTTAGGCTTCGTGCAGTCCATAGCGGATCGCTTAGACGATGAGCCTGTAACAGAGGGGCTGCCAAGTGCCGAAGCACTGCGTGAGCAAAGGTTGCGAAAGAAGATCATTATTCGCGGAGCGACCAAGTTCAATGAGAAGCCAAAGGCTGGTATTGCGTTCCTGGTATCACAAGGTATCATCTCTGATCCGGACGATCCGAACGCAATCGCCGAGTTTGTCAAGGGCACAACCCGAGTTGACAAGAAGGTGCTAGGAGAATTTCTCTCCAAGCGTGACAACGAACCTATACTAAAAGCCTTTATGAAGCTCTTCGACTTCCGGGGTCTACGCCTTGATGAAGCATTGAGACTGCTTCTGCATACTTTCCGCCTCCCTGGTGAGTCGGCTCTCATCGAGAGGATCATCACAGACTTCTCCGAGGAGTACTACAACGCGGCGCAGCCGGAGGAGATCGCCAATAAGGATGCCATCTTTGTGCTTACATACGCTGTCATCATGCTAAACACTGATCAGCACAACCCTAATCTCAAGGGTGACAAGCGAATGAAGGTCGAAGACTTCGCAAAGAATCTTCGTGGCGTCAACGACGGGAAAAATTTCGACCCTGAATATCTGCAAGCCATCTACGACTCGATCAAGACGCGTGAAATCATTCTTCCTGAGGAGCACAACGACAGAAACGCTTACGACCACGCTTGGAAGGAGTTACTGGTCAAGGTCCAATCGACCTCAAACATGATCATCTGCGACACCAACATCTTCGACGCCGACATGTTTGCAGCAACGTGGAAGCCTATTGTGGCGACCTTATCCTACGTTTTCATGTCTGCAACAGACGATGCCGTCTTCTCACGTGTCGTCCTTGGCTTTGACCAATGCGCGCAGATAGCAGCGAAGCATGGACTGAGCGATGCACTTGATCGCATTATCTCCAGTCTCTCGTACATTAGCACATTAGCCCCTGACGTGCCACCAAGCACATCACTTAACACTGAGGTTCAGGCTGACAAGAAGAGTGTGATGGTCAGTGAGACTGCCGTGCGCTTTGGTCGGGATGGCAGAGCACAACTGGCGACTGTTGTCTTATTCCAAGTCATCAAGGGCAACGAGACGGGTATTCGAGACGGATGGAACCAC CTCATCCGTATCATGGTGAACCTCTTCATCAACTCGCTGATCCCACCCTACTTCCTTTCTTTCCAAAAGACTCTCGCCTTACCTCCCATACCGCTTCAGAACCCTGCACAGGTCATCGATCGAGCCGAACGTCCGGCTGACGCAGGTATATTTTCCGCTTTCACTTCATACGTGTCAAGCTTTGCCAATGATGAGCCTCCTGAACCTTCAGATCAGGAGATTGAGTATACGCTCTGCACTGTAGACACGGTCAAAGAGTGTCACTTTGAAGACATCCTCGCCAACATCAGTCAGCTGCCTGTAGAGGCGTTACGATCGCTCCTCGAGTCCCTACTCGAGCACCTACCTGAGGATGGTGAGCCAAGGGTGATTGTAGTCAAGCCGGAGGTTCCTGGACAAGCTGTACGGCCGAACGGCAACAAGGCCAAGGGTAAAGGTCCGCTTTATGACCCTAGTCTTGTCTTCGTGCTTGAACTGGCCACAGTGCTCGCACAGCGCGATGAAGAGACCGTCAGAGAGCTTGCAAAGGATGTCACAGACGCTTTATCGAGCGTGATCCGTGATGCGTCAAAGCATCATCCCATTGTGATAGCACGGTCGGTTTACTACCTCCTCGGACTGCTCAAGGCGAGCAACGACTATGACTTCATCCGCGCGCCCGTGCTTCTTCATACATTTTCTAGTTTCGACGAAGCTCTACTCAAGGCGTGCTCCCAGCCACTTCTACACGGCTTGTCAGAGTGCTGCAAAGGCCCAGTGGCTCTGCGCAGCGAACTAGCAGGCTCACCAGACTTCTGGACTATCCTGAGCCGTCTCTGCGGTGTTCCGGAAGCAGCAGGTGACGTCTTTCAGCTCGTTGAAGACCTAACTACCTCGCCGCAACCCTGCATCACTGCAGACAATTACGAAGCTACTATTGGACTGCTTAACGAGTTCGCTACGCAAGCGCAGGTTGGGGCCCGCGAAGAGCAGCTGCACGACCAAGCTGCTCGACGCGGCAAGGGTCAGAAGCCCAAGAAACCAGAGAGCACCGAGGTTGTTGTTCGTGGCAGCAAAGCCATGACCATTGTGTTCCAGCTTTCGAGCCGAGTGCCGGCCTTCATCGAGCAGTCACATCTGGAAACCACCGAAG CATGGACAGCGTACTGGTCCCCGATCCTAAAGACGCTTGCCCACCAGTGCCTCAACCCCTGCCGCGAGATTCGATCCAATGCCTTTGCATCCATTCAACGCACACTCCTTTCCTCCTCGCTTGCGTCTCCTGACCACAAGGAATGGACTGCCATCTTCTCCTCTGTGCTCATGCCTCTCATCACCCAGCTCCTGAAGCCCGAAGTCTACCAATCCGATCCGCTGGGGATGGGTGAAACGCGCGTCCGCGCCGCAACTCTGCTCTCCAAGGTGTTTCTGCACTACTTGGTGCTGTTGAGCGAAGTTGAGGCGGACAAAGAGTTCTTGGACCTGTGGCTCAAGATCATCACGATCATGGACCGTCTGGTGAACAGCGGGCAGGGCGATATGGAGGAGGCAGTTTGTGAGAACCTGAAGAACATGCTGTTGGTGTTGAGCAACGGCGGCTATCTTGTGCCGCCAGATGAGGAGCCCGAGAAAGAACAGTTGTGGAACGAGACATGGAAGAGAATCAACAGATTCCAGCCCGAGCTGTTCAAGGAGCTTTTCCCAGAGGAGGTTGGCAAGCCTAAGCGGTCAAAAGAGGAGCGCAGGTCCAGGGATGAGAGGCCAAAAGAGGAGCCTGTGAGCGCTGAGAAGGCGGATGGTAGTGGGGAAGTGGAGGCTTACGGCGAGACGAAAGAAGTAGTTATCGGGGAAgggaagaaggaggaggatgtTGAGAAGGAGAGTTAG
- a CDS encoding Glycolipid anchored surface protein 4 precursor encodes MASLIRSLVLLPALLSSIAHAVNPVEVRGQDFVDTVTNKRLMIVGVDYQPGGQAGYKPSAGQDALTDADVCLRDAVVMQKLGVNTIRVYNVDPTLDHSECMSIFNAAGIYMILDVNSPLSGESINRLQPWTSYHKDYLTRIFGVVENFKAFPNTLAFFAANEVMNDLKTAEDNPMYIRAVQRDLKNYIKNHSDRTIPVGYSAADVREILHDTWAYMQCSHDDDQSSSDFFGLNSYSWCGEANFQTSGYSDLVNMFQNSAIPVFYSEYGCNEVQPRIFTEVEALYGTQMTSLSGGLVYEYSQEEADYGLVVINSNGTLTLRQDFDNLQGQFNKLDLSLIQSTNASSTNIKPPECSMDLITAEEFSKNFTIPAVCPGCQDLITNGISNPKNGKLVDVSDTKPKQAVYGSNGAQVQNLELTKLTEANTPGGQNLSPSGTGTGTPSGTAAQPSATKTGSASSMSMGGWCSMAVLGALLTAVFT; translated from the exons ATGGCTTCG CTCATTCGCTCGCTCGTGCTCCTCCCCGCCTTGCTTTCGAGCATCGCCCACGCCGTCAACCCGGTCGAGGTCCGCGGTCAGGACTTTGTCGACACCGTCACAAACAAGCGCTTGATGATTGTTGGTGTCGACTACCAGCCTGGAGGTCAAGCCGGATACAAGCCATCAGCAGGTCAAGATGCCCTCACCGACGCCGACGTGTGTCTGCGTGATGCTGTGGTCATGCAGAAGTTGGGT GTGAACACGATCCGTGTCTACAATGTCGATCCCACCCTTGACCACTCCGAGTGCATGTCCATCTTCAACGCCGCTGGTATCTACATGATCCTCGATGTCAACTCTCCTCTGTCCGGCGAGAGCATCAACCGCCTCCAGCCATGGACATCCTACCACAAGGACTACCTTACGCGCATCTTTGGCGTCGTGGAGAACTTCAAAGCCTTCCCCAATACACTCGCCTTCTTCGCCGCAAACGAGGTGATGAACGATCTAAAAACTGCTGAAGACAATCCCATGTACATTCGAGCTGTTCAGCGCGATCTGAAGAACTACATCAAGAACCACTCCGATCGCACAATTCCTGTTGGCTACTCCGCCGCCGACGTGCGCGAGATTCTGCACGACACCTGGGCCTACATGCAGTGCTCTCACGACGACGACCAGTCCTCTTCCGACTTCTTCGGCCTCAACTCGTACAGCTGGTGTGGCGAAGCTAACTTCCAAACCTCTGGCTATAGTGATTTGGTGAACATGTTCCAGAACTCGGCCATCCCGGTTTTC TACTCCGAGTATGGCTGCAATGAGGTCCAGCCTCGTATCTTCACCGAGGTCGAGGCTCTGTACGGCACTCAGATGACTTCGCTCAGCGGTGGTCTGGTCTACGAGTATTCACAGGAAGAGGCAGACTATGGTCTTGTCGTCATCAACAGCAATGGTACCCTGACTCTCCGCCAGGACTTCGATAACCTTCAGGGGCAATTCAACAAGCTGGATCTCAGCCTTATTCAATCGACAAATGCCTCGAGCACCAACATCAAGCCTCCGGAGTGCAGCATGGATTTGATCACAGCTGAAGAGTTTAGCAAGAACTTCACTATCCCAGCCGTCTGCCCCGGATGCCAGGACCTGATCACCAACGGCATCAGCAACCCCAAGAATGGCAAGCTTGTGGATGTGTCTGACACCAAGCCTAAGCAGGCCGTATATGGATCCAACGGTGCCCAGGTCCAGAACCTGGAGCTTACGAAGCTGACCGAAGCCAACACACCAGGCGGTCAAAATCTCAGCCCATCAGGCACAGGCACCGGGACTCCCAGCGGGACTGCAGCGCAGCCATCAGCGACTAAGACCGGTTCTGCCAGTAGTATGTCGATGGGTGGCTGGTGCAGTATGGCTGTTCTCGGTGCCTTGCTGACTGCTGTGTTCACCTAG
- a CDS encoding Astra associated protein 1 Asa1 — protein sequence MAAERQSSTLLPPQPSYILRGHASQIHSVRFVRQNARLITGDADGWVIYWKLETKRALAVWKAHDNAILGTAEWGHDKILTHGRDNSLRIWQIRTSDEISLSTALPAEVAAADRPMPWLLHTLPVNTLNFCAFSMCHVHTQEETSNGLVADDEPQPVCSRVQSAILVAVPARDDKKVEVYQFPDERLKHVVPRAQSKDTGMVMAVKLVQQSSKKPTTVITGYEGGLTAVHILPRNDDSSIGVARLVYLSQPHTQPILSLDVSPDAKTYFTSGADAIIAAHLLPDLPPFEVEPTVAPSTGEEAEAESRVTAYTQSLDSASRNLGDVVNAGEEAKPSNEADPEHSDISTIDSTLSLQDSTCPPLTFTKLAVPAPHTEPQQSALKTGGLSSLLSSKPSHPISARTVPPPTSPTIQVPHKINNTKHAGQQSLCVRSDGRLLATGGWDARVRIYSTKTLKEVAVLRWHKEGIYAVAFGEILDAGIIRRSADKHGDGKETGEVSRKETGLNQLQRQREEKMQVKHWVAAGAKDGKVSLWEVF from the exons ATGGCGGCTGAACGCCAATCATCAACTCTGTTGCCGCCTCAGCCCAGCTACATTCTTCGCGGCCACGCCTCGCAGATACACAGCGTTCGGTTTGTACGCCAGAACGCTCGTCTCATCACAGGCGACGCAGACGGCTGGGTGATATACTGGAAGCTCGAGACCAAGCGTGCGCTAGCCGTGTGGAAAGCTCACGACAATGCCATCCTGGGAACAGCAGAATGGGGACACGATAAGATCCTAAC TCATGGCCGCGACAACAGTCTGAGGATCTGGCAGATCCGTACATCAGATGAGATCTCGCTCTCAACGGCCTTGCCCGCAGAGGTGGCAGCCGCCGATCGTCCCATGCCCTGGCTTCTGCACACGCTGCCGGTGAACACACTCAACTTCTGCGCTTTCTCCATGTGTCATGTACATACACAGGAAGAGACATCGAACGGGCTTGTCGCAGATGATGAACCTCAGCCAGTGTGCAGCAGAGTGCAATCCGCCATCCTCGTAGCTGTCCCAGCTAGAGACGACAAGAAGGTTGAGGTGTATCAATTCCCCGATGAAAGGTTGAAACATGTGGTGCCTCGCGCCCAGTCGAAAGACACAG GAATGGTCATGGCCGTCAAGCTCGTACAGCAATCCTCAAAAAAACCTACCACGGTGATTACTGGTTATGAGGGAGGCCTTACAGCTGTTCACATACTACCCAGGAATGACGACTCGTCCATAGGAGTGGCTCGACTTGTGTATCTCAGTCAGCCCCATACACAGCCAATTCTGTCATTAGACGTTTCGCCAGATGCCAAGACATATTTCACTTCGGGCGCCGATGCTATCATTGCTGCTCATCTCCTCCCAGACCTACCGCCGTTCGAGGTGGAACCTACAGTGGCTCCATCGACAGGCGAGGAAGCTGAAGCTGAGTCAAGAGTCACGGCCTATACGCAAAGTTTGGATTCAGCGTCTCGAAACCTCGGTGATGTTGTCAATGCTGGAGAGGAAGCCAAACCATCCAACGAAGCCGACCCAGAGCACTCCGATATATCAACCATCGACTCAACACTCTCATTGCAAGACAGCACTTGCCCACCTCTGACATTCACCAAACTTGCTGTTCCCGCTCCACATACGGAACCTCAGCAATCAGCTCTCAAAACTGGCGGTCTTTCCTCTCTTCTCTCCAGCAAACCGTCACATCCAATAAGCGCACGGACTGTACCTCCACCAACATCACCTACCATTCAGGTGCCACACAAGATCAACAACACAAAGCATGCTGGCCAGCAATCCCTTTGTGTTCGCTCAGATGGCCGGCTCTTAGCCACTGGGGGTTGGGACGCGCGGGTGCGTATATACAGCACCAAAACACTCAAGGAAGTGGCAGTGTTGAGATGGCACAAGGAGGGCATCTATGCTGTTGCTTTTGGAGAGATACTGGACGCTGGGATTATCAGACGCAGCGCAGACAAGCATGGAGACGGAAAGGAAACAGGGGAGGTGTCCAGGAAGGAGACAGGTCTCAACCAGCTGCAGAGACAACGTGAGGAGAAGATGCAGGTCAAGCACTGGGTTGCTGCGGGGGCCAAGGATGGGAAGGTTAGCCTGTGGGAGGTCTTCTAG
- a CDS encoding Alcohol dehydrogenase, with protein MPEIPKEQWAQVIEKTGGPVDYKKIPVQRPGPDEVLVNIKYSGVCHTDLHAVNGDWPLATKLPLVGGHEGAGVVVARGDLVKDIEIGDYAGVKWINGTCLSCDFCQQSDEPLCSQALLSGYTVDGTFQQYCIAKAAHVARIPKECDLAAIAPVLCAGITVYKGLKESGVKPGQWVAIVGAGGGLGSLACQYAKAMGCRIIGIDTGDEKQKMVTQQLGGEVFVDFATSKNLVADVQKATPDGLGPHAVILVAVNEKPFQQAAEYVRPRGTVICIGLPAGAYLKAPVFESVIKMVRIQGSYVGNRKDSAEAIDFFARGLIKAPYKVVGLSELQMVYDKMHAGAIAGRYVLDTSK; from the exons ATGCCAGAAATCCCAAAAGAACAATGGGCGCAGGTCATCGAGAAGACCGGTGGACCCGTCGACTACAAGAAGATTCCCGTACAGCGGCCTGGCCCAGATGAGGTTCTCGTCAACATCAAGTACTCTGGTGTCTGCCACACTGATCTGCACGCCGTGAACGGTGACTGGCCCCTG GCCACTAAGCTACCTCTTGTCGGTGGTCACGAGGGCGCTGGTGTCGTCGTTGCTCGAGGCGACCTTGTCAAAGACATCGAGATTGGCGACTACGCTGGTGTGAAGTGGATCAACGGAACATGCCTTTCCTGCGACTTCTGCCAACAGTCAGACGAGCCTCTCTGTTCGCAGGCCCTCCTTTCCGGTTACACAGTCGACGGTACCTTCCAGCAGTACTGCATTGCCAAGGCTGCTCACGTTGCCCGAATTCCCAAGGAGTGTGACCTCGCCGCCATTGCTCCCGTTCTCTGCGCTGGTATCACCGTCTACAAAGGCCTGAAGGAGTCCGGTGTCAAGCCCGGTCAGTGGGTCGCTATCGtcggtgctggtggtggtcTTGGATCTCTTGCTTGCCAGTACGCCAAGGCAATGGGCTGCCGCATCATTGGTATTGATACCGGCGACGAGAAGCAGAAGATGGTCACCCAACAGCTTGGTGGTGAAGTATTCGTTGACTTTGCCACATCCAAGAACCTCGTGGCCGATGTACAGAAGGCTACACCCGATGGTCTTGGCCCCCACGCAGTCATCCTCGTTGCTGTAAACGAGAAGCCGTTCCAGCAAGCTGCTGAGTACGTCCGACCTCGTGGTACCGTCATTTGCATTGGTCTCCCAGCCGGTGCCTACCTCAAGGCCCCTGTCTTCGAGTCTGTCATCAAGATGGTCAGAATCCAAG GTTCTTATGTTGGCAACCGCAAGGACAGTGCCGAAGCCATCGACTTCTTTGCTCGTGGCTTGATCAAGGCACCATACAAGGTTGTTGGGCTCTCCGAACTCCAGATGGTGTACGACAAGATGCACGCTGGTGCCATTGCTGGGCGATACGTCCTCGATACCTCGAAGTAG